The Synechocystis sp. PCC 6714 genome includes the window TAAACTCATGGTGCGCTCCTGAAATTGAGTAAAAATGGTTGAAAAAATGCCTTACCTGGATTTGGCTAGCATTTTCTTCTAATATCCTGACTTTAAACCGCATATGGTTGATTTTCAGATTGATTTGATTGAATACGATAAAAATGTCAAATCAAACAATCTGTCTGTCAAAGTTGGTTTAATTAAAGTTTGCCCATAGCTTTGCTTAATCTTTTAAATGGCAAACTAATTAGCAGACATTTTCGAGTTAACTTTTACGTCAATGGTTTTAACCCCTTCCATGGAGCGCAGTAAGGGCTGGATTTGGGATAGCTGTTCTGGATTAGCTACCGTGCCGCTTACTTTGACATTGCCTTGGCTAACATTAACTGACAACTGATTACCAGAAAATTGTTGATTAAATTCCAGGACAATTTCATCTTTTAGTTGACTGTCGGTTTTAGCCAGGTTGGCCGCCTGGGCATTGGATGGTGGTTGTACCGGAGCCATGGGGGCAATGGCTGGCGACTGGGGAGGGATCGGGGCGATCGCCGGGGCTGGAGTTGGTTGAACCGGAGCTTTAACGGGAGCAGCGGTGATTTTAGTGGGTTGGGCTACTGCCGCTTTTGGCGGGGCTTTGGCCGGGGCGGCGGAGGTAGGGGCTGGAGCTTCGGTTTTAACCGTAATATTGACATCCCGGGGTTTAGATTCCACAGACTGGGCAGGATTAATATTAGTAATGGGGTTTTCTTCCACCACAGTTGGAGAATTATTTGGCTCTAGACCTGGGTTAGTTTTATCGGTATCGGTTTGATAAATGGGGGTAGTTATCACCGTTACAGGATCGGGACTATTGGCTTGGAATAGATAGTAAGCCATGGCACCGGATATACCCACAACCCCAGCAATAATTAAACCTACTAATAGGCTCCTAGAGACCTGTCTGTCCGCAACTTCTTCCCGCTTTAACTGCTCATTTTGACTGTTCTCCGCCACCAAAACCCCATTGGCATAACCACTTTCATAGGAGCTGGTTTGGGCATTGGAATTTTTAGCTTCAATGTGAATATTGCCTGAGGAGTCTCGATATTCCATTTGTGTAATGCCCTGGGCATCTCGATATTCCCGCTGAACAACCCAGCTAGACCTATCATTGGATTTAGAGTTAACCATTTTGTTTACTATTGACTATATTTGACTCCGTTAATCATGACACCCGCCTGTGTGAAATCATGTTTCTTAAAGAGGTTGATTTGTTTGAATAGCTAAATTGTTAATAAAATTCACATAACTATTAATTATATTAAGTATCCAGTAATTCGCGATCTTCCATTTCTTTTTCCGATACCACCATCGTCGCTTCAATTTCTTCTCGAATGGCAGGGGTTACTTCACCGTCACTGTTTAAGCAATCAATCAATAGTTGATTGGCTTCATAATATTTCTCTAAAATTATTTCCTGTTCCGGGGTAAAGTGCCATTGTTGGTTAACATTGCGGAAGTCGGCGATCGCCTTTTTCAATTGTTCTAGCCATTCCACATAATGGGTTTCCCACCATTTATCTAAATGTTCTCGACTATGGGTATCTGGGGGAATTTGCTCCCGTAACTGTTGCAAGGATTTATAAAAGCCTGCGTCCAAAACCATTAACAACACATTACTCAGGGCTAAATGACAAACCTGAGTTTGGGCAATTTTTTGGCTTTTATCAGTGGTACATTCTAAAACTAAATTTTCCAATGCTGCATCCAAGAACAGTTCCTGGTCTAAAGTGCAAGCCAAAGTAAAATGGGCTGTGGCCTGGGGGGATTTTGCTAGGGCTAAATAAAAATCTCTTTTGGTAACAAGTTTAGGTTCATCAGCAGTTTCTGGAGATTTTTGATCACCCCATTTTAAAAAATCCTGTAAATATGGATCTTCCGCCACCAAATCATCAATCTCCTGTTTCATTAACTGCACCAAAGAGTCGGCACTCCTCAACATATCCATAGTCAACAAAAATACTTCCCGCCAATGGCGATCGGTCACATGGCTAACTAAACCTTCTAAGGATTTTTCTAAGGCCCGCAAATTATAATCCGCCACAATTGTTCGAGCCGTTAAATATTCCTGAAAAGCCAACGAGGAAAAAGAAAAAATTCCCCTAGCCCGTTCGATTAATAGACCATGCTGGGCTTCAATGGCTTTTAACATGGCTTCGCTTTCCACCTCTAATTCCTCTGGTTCCAGATTATTTCCCGGTAAAGCTCGTAAATAATCACTAATGTAATGCTCGACTACAGTTTGTTCAAAGAAATATTTCTCTTGCTCAAAGGTAACGGAAGCCAATTTACCCAATAATTTGATTTTATGGGGCAATGAAAAACCTTGATAAATTTCATCCCTAGCTACACCTTTGGTTTTATCCCATTTTCCTAAAAGTAAATCTATGCCTTGTTTATAAAACTCCGTCCGCTTCAGAGGAAATTTACCTTGACTTTGGAAAACCCAACAGGCTAGATGTAAAAATAAAGGGCTAACTACTAATTGCCGAAACTGCCAGTTTTCCGGTAAGTTTAGTTTTTTAATAAATTCGTCCGCTTGATTTTTTCCCGTCCTTGAGTCATTTTCCGTAAGGGCCATAAACCATTTTTGAGCAAAAGTTGCTATTTGGGTTTGGGTGAAAGGGGTAATTTCTACATCGGTAAAACTGTGCAATTGCAACTCTTGGGCGGCGGTGCGACAGGACACCACAAAGCGATTCTTATAATATTGCTCACAAAACTTACGAATTTCTTTTAACACGTCGAAAATATCATCTTCCAACACTTCATCCAAACCATCGAATAACAGTAACAGCCTTCCTTCCTTCAACAGTTTTTTTAGAATTGAGCTATTAGTTATGCCTCCCCTATGGAATTTGTGGCCAATGTAATAGGTTAGACTAAATTTATCTCTCTCCCTAGAATTCTCTGCAAATTCCTTTAGAAAAATAAATACGGGTATCAAGTGGGGCGCAAATTCTCCTTGATTACATTGGATGGCTAAATGTTTTAAAAAAGTTGTTTTCCCCACCCCTGGACGACCCAATACCTTAAGTTTAGTTTGGGTTTTCGCCAATTCCATGCCAGAAATGGATTGTTGCTCTCCATTCCCTAATCCCACTTGATCAAAGTTTTTACGATCAAGATTTTTCAGGTCAGCGATCGCCAAATATTGTTGACTAGTAATTTTCTTTAAAATATTGACATCAATATAAATGTCATTAATATTGACAGGGTGACTAATATCTAAAAGTTGTAAAATTCCACATTGATTGGCAACGGTTTCCCGCAATTGGGCACGGGTTTGTTCCACCAAGATTTCAATATCAAGGGTAACAGGTGAACTTTTTTCCCCGGGTATAGGAAATTCCGCTGGGGGATTATGGGCAATTTCCCGCCATTCCAAACCTAAAATTGAACAGAGTTCCATAAATATTTGGCGATCAACCGGTTGCCCAGTGAAAAAACGCCATACTGGCTGACGGGTTTTCAGATTAACTTCGGCCGCTAAATTCTCTTGGGTCCAACCTTTGAGCGCAAAAGATCTTTTCGCCTGTTGAATGCCAGAAGGGGAAGCCTGGAGTGATCGTTTGACCATAGGTCGAAAAAGCCCCGCGAGAACCAAGCGTTATGGTTTATTTAGTTGCACAAAATTAACAAAACCTGGAAGAATCAACCTAATATTTTTGCTAAAAATATTTCCTAGGAGAAAAGCCATTTTTTGTCAAAAAGTCCGACTATTCTAAGTTCGCTTGTCTAATATACTCAAGAATTATCAAACTGTCTAGCCGCAATCGTACATAACTTGACGGATTCGTAAAAAGTTATTAATTTCCTGAATAAATCCCTTGGCAATTAGGTTTTCTAGGATGGGATAGACGAGCCAAAATGGATATGAACGCTAATTTTAATTTCCACTTTTTGTAACCCGTTCCCCTCGGTAAGCCCCCACAGCGGTTTCGACCCGTTCATTGGCCTCATCTAATCCCTGGAGCGACTGGGCCCCTGAGCCCCACCGATGAGGAACGGCCTGTGCTT containing:
- a CDS encoding BON domain-containing protein, which codes for MVNSKSNDRSSWVVQREYRDAQGITQMEYRDSSGNIHIEAKNSNAQTSSYESGYANGVLVAENSQNEQLKREEVADRQVSRSLLVGLIIAGVVGISGAMAYYLFQANSPDPVTVITTPIYQTDTDKTNPGLEPNNSPTVVEENPITNINPAQSVESKPRDVNITVKTEAPAPTSAAPAKAPPKAAVAQPTKITAAPVKAPVQPTPAPAIAPIPPQSPAIAPMAPVQPPSNAQAANLAKTDSQLKDEIVLEFNQQFSGNQLSVNVSQGNVKVSGTVANPEQLSQIQPLLRSMEGVKTIDVKVNSKMSAN
- a CDS encoding NACHT domain-containing NTPase is translated as MVKRSLQASPSGIQQAKRSFALKGWTQENLAAEVNLKTRQPVWRFFTGQPVDRQIFMELCSILGLEWREIAHNPPAEFPIPGEKSSPVTLDIEILVEQTRAQLRETVANQCGILQLLDISHPVNINDIYIDVNILKKITSQQYLAIADLKNLDRKNFDQVGLGNGEQQSISGMELAKTQTKLKVLGRPGVGKTTFLKHLAIQCNQGEFAPHLIPVFIFLKEFAENSRERDKFSLTYYIGHKFHRGGITNSSILKKLLKEGRLLLLFDGLDEVLEDDIFDVLKEIRKFCEQYYKNRFVVSCRTAAQELQLHSFTDVEITPFTQTQIATFAQKWFMALTENDSRTGKNQADEFIKKLNLPENWQFRQLVVSPLFLHLACWVFQSQGKFPLKRTEFYKQGIDLLLGKWDKTKGVARDEIYQGFSLPHKIKLLGKLASVTFEQEKYFFEQTVVEHYISDYLRALPGNNLEPEELEVESEAMLKAIEAQHGLLIERARGIFSFSSLAFQEYLTARTIVADYNLRALEKSLEGLVSHVTDRHWREVFLLTMDMLRSADSLVQLMKQEIDDLVAEDPYLQDFLKWGDQKSPETADEPKLVTKRDFYLALAKSPQATAHFTLACTLDQELFLDAALENLVLECTTDKSQKIAQTQVCHLALSNVLLMVLDAGFYKSLQQLREQIPPDTHSREHLDKWWETHYVEWLEQLKKAIADFRNVNQQWHFTPEQEIILEKYYEANQLLIDCLNSDGEVTPAIREEIEATMVVSEKEMEDRELLDT